In Acidobacteriota bacterium, the sequence ACTCCGCTAATATCTATACTTTGTGTAGTCCTGCAAGTGCCCGCCTGGGTGGTCACATCGCGCTAATCGGCCGGTGAGTTTCAGCCTGCGGTTTCATTGCTCTTTTTCGTAAGGATTGGCGGTCGCCGAGTCTGCCTGTCCCTTTTCATCCATTTGGAGAATTGGAATGTCTACTACTTTCCCCACTGAGGGGAAAATCGCGCGCAAGTGGTACGTGGTCGATGCCACGGACCAGACCTTGGGACGCCTCGCGACCCGGGTTGCACATATTCTCGCGGGCAAGCATAACCCGCAGTACACGCCTTTCATCGATACCGGCGATCACGTGGTTGTGATCAATGCCGCGAAAGTCAAGCTGACCGGAATGAAAGCAGGGCAAAAGATTTATCACCGCTATACCGGATATCCCGGCGGATTGCGCTCTGAGCAGTACGACAAAAAGCTCGCACGGCGTCCGGAAGCGGTCGTGGAAGATGCGATCAAGGGCATGTTGCCCCACACCAAGCTTGGCCGCGCAATGGCGGGCAAGCTGAAGGTGTATCGCGACGACAAACACACCCATGCGGCCCAGAAGCCCGAGCCGCTGACACTGGCGAAGTAGAAGGAGCACTCAGCCTTCAGCACTCAGCCATGAGGGTGCTTGGGTTGAATAAAGTTCGGATGCGCCACCAGCGGTTGACTGGCTGAATGCTGATGGCTGAGTGCTTATTTTGAGGAAATAGGAAACAACGGAATTTCTATGGCTGATCTGGTTCAGTATTACGGCACGGGACGTCGCAAGTCGAGCATTGCTCGCGTGTTTCTGCGTCCCGGCAGCGGAAGTTTTCAAATAAACGGACGTGCATTCGACAACTATTTTGTGACCGATGCGCAACGCGTAAGCGCCAAAGCTCCGCTGGTGAGCAGCGAGACCGGCACCACGTTCGATGTGGTAGCGACGGTGCAAGGCGGCGGCGTGAATGGACAGGCTGACGCAGTAAAGATGGGCATCGCCCGCGCGCTGCTTGAGTTCAACATCGAGCTGCGCAAGAAGCTCAAGGCTGAAGGGCTGCTTTCACGAGACGCGCGCGGCAAAGAGCGTAAGAAGTACGGACAAAAGGGAGCACGAAAGCGCTTCCAGTTCTCGAAGCGGTAAGGTTTTGGTAGAGACGCAGTACGCTGCGTCTCTGCTGAATGAACGATTTGGCAGTTGCCTTAGCTGAGCGCTGACGGCTGATTGCTGAAAGCTGGTTTTTCACAAATCTTCCCGAACCCGAAATCCAATTAACGGGTCCGGGCCGGGAATGTAATTTTTGGGATGCAAGACTGATCCTGGGAATGCAAACCACAAAAAGGAGGTCAATTGGCGAATATCACCATGAAGGAACTGCTCGAAGCGGGCGTCCACTTCGGGCACCAGACGAAGCGCTGGAATCCCAAAATGAAGGAATTCATTTTCGGAGAAC encodes:
- a CDS encoding 50S ribosomal protein L13, encoding MSTTFPTEGKIARKWYVVDATDQTLGRLATRVAHILAGKHNPQYTPFIDTGDHVVVINAAKVKLTGMKAGQKIYHRYTGYPGGLRSEQYDKKLARRPEAVVEDAIKGMLPHTKLGRAMAGKLKVYRDDKHTHAAQKPEPLTLAK
- a CDS encoding 30S ribosomal protein S9; this encodes MADLVQYYGTGRRKSSIARVFLRPGSGSFQINGRAFDNYFVTDAQRVSAKAPLVSSETGTTFDVVATVQGGGVNGQADAVKMGIARALLEFNIELRKKLKAEGLLSRDARGKERKKYGQKGARKRFQFSKR